The window TAAAGACATTGCACTTCCGAGAGCTTGAAGTAAATTTCCTTTTATATTTAACTCTGATTTTGCTTCTTCGTTAAACGGAATCACGATTCCCGTAATGGAGGTAGAGTTTCCAATAGCTTGTATCTGGTTTCCGAGCTTACCTAAAGTAATCTCCTTTTCGCTATCAGCAACTAAAGCATTTCCTGTTGCTTGCATTACATTCCCTAATAATGACAAATTGGTTTGCATCGTTTCATTAATTTTAGCAGAGGGAGTGTCGCTTATAGCAGAAAGAAGCGTACCTAGGGCTTGCTCCCACGAACCAATTATTGCTTTAAGATTACTATCCATAATAAACCCTTTCTTAAATCTCATTTGGATAGTATACGCAGCTGAAAGTGATTGGGTTATAGCTGCAAAAATACTGCGGATAGGATATATACTGTGAGCCGTACATAAATAAGTATGGTGAAAAAGAACCACCTAGAAGGCTGCTATGGCAATGTTTTAGGTGGTTTTAAGGTTTTATAAGATTTTCTAAAGTAAAAGGATGGACTTGTCTCATTTGAAGATTCAAGAGTATCCTCAGGTTACTTTTTTTTCTTCTGCCTTTTCGCTTGCTTTTTATCCTTTTCTTTTATAGCTAAAGCGGCTTTTTTCTCCTTGCTCTGACTCTTTTTATTACTATTCTTTTCTTTGTCCTTTGCTTTCCTGTTTGCGTTTTTGCTTTTTGCTGCTGTTTTATCTGCCTGTCCCTCCAATACTGTCATCTCTGCGTCTGTGAGCGGGATCGGCAGCTTTGTCCACTCTGCATGTGTCTTCGAATCCATTTGCTTAACGTGCTCGAGAAAGGTGTCTAAGAAGCCCCTTTCATGGAGGTTTTGGAAGAGCTCAAGCGGGCGATCCTGGGGCCTGGTGAAGGAATACACATGGTCAACCATTTTAAAGCCGTCATTGGTGACAAAAATATGACGTAATGGAGCATCAATTTGCTTAAAGCCTGCTTTTTTCATCAGCGTAAGGATGTCGAGGAGCCGTCTTGAAATATCCTCAGAAAGCTCCTGTTGTTTTTTTAGATAGGCGTTTAAATTAGGGCCGAGTAAATATTCCATGACTACATAATTGGGGCCAGTTTCATATACCTGTGGGATAAAGGGCAGCTTTTTGTTTTTTAACAGGACGTCCTTTTCTTGTTTGCAATGATCAATACTGCCGTAAATCTTCACACATTTATCCTCGGCAATACGGTATACTGCTCCCTGATGGCCCTTTCCAATTAATGGCTGTGTAACCGCGCTGTCGACCTTTACACCCTTTCCAGAACCACCGGAAGTAACGGGAATGTTTCGATAGTCTAAATCATTTTCTTGGAAATACTTCTCCCACATTTTAAAAGTGGTTGGCTCCAATACCTCTACCCAGGCTAAAAAGGATTCCTTTAAGAGTATAATATTTAAATCTCGTAGTAGCTTTAATGGCACTGGATGAATTCTTTTGAAGGCGTTTACGTGATCAACTATTTTTAATTCTTCATTATCTAGGACGAAGATATGACGGAGAGGAGCATCAATCATAGTGAATTTTGCCTTTTTTAATTCGCTTAAAATCGTAAGCAGCTTTTTTGCAATGGATTCAGGGATATAGGTGCAATTTCGAAGGTACTCTTTTAGTGTTGGTGCATTAAAATACTCCATGACGACATAATTTCTACCTGTTTCATATAATCGAGGGAAAAAGGGTAATTTTTGTCCAGCTTTAAGGGCCTCTGCTTCCATTTTTGCCTGTAGCTCGTCTGAATAGATTTTTACACATTTCTTTTCAGACAGTTTAAAAACGGCTCCTTGAGTACCTGCCCCGATTAATGGGTAGGGTGTGGGATTATCTATTAGCAGCGTCTTTTCACCCTTAGTGACTTTAATTGATTTAAAATCCGCCATCTATTTCTTCCCTCCTAACAATTGATTATAGTATTGAGCCTGTAATTGAAGCTGCTTTGCTTGATCAAAGGATTGTTCAATTTTGAGGCGTGCTGCACGCGTATATTTTTCCCATGACTTTCTATTAGTGAACATCTGTTCAAGGGCTGCTGCGAGCTCGTCTACATTATTTTCCTGTACGAGGAGGCCTTCCTTTTTATGAGTGACTAGCTCAGGTATCCCTGCATGAGTGGTTGAGACGACAGGAACACCTAGTGCCATCGCTTCCTTAAGTGTATTTGGAATTCCTTCCACATCACCATTAGCGGCCTCCATGCTGGCGGCAACAAATAAATCGGCATTCTCCATATGCTCTCGAACCTTGTCCTTTGGAAGGTGATTTAATAACTGAAACGAACTCCCTAACTTCAGCTGCTCTGCTAGAGCTCTAAGCTCTTCTTCAAGCTCCCCTCTACCGATTATTGTTAAGGTCGCTTGAGGATATTTTTGTTTAAACTTTTGAAAGGCTTCCATTAAAACATGGTGACCCTTTTTTTCGACTAATCTGCCTACAGATAAAATATTTTGTGTCTTTGCGGTGCTTCGCGGCGGGCTGTAAGGGTATTTACTTAAATCGACTCCTCCATAAAGCACCTTGACCTTTTTCGCTGGACAGCCCCAAGCGATTATTCTATCGGCTAAATATTGACAAACGGGATAGAATTCATCTCCCTCCTTAAACAGCATTTTCATACTATCCAAATACCCAACAGGCTGATCAGCTAATGTTCCATCTCGGCCTCGAATACTCGTAACTAACGGGAGGCCTGTCTTTCTTTTAAAAGGGAGTAATAAAATGCCCAATTGGCCATGGTGGGCATGAATAAGGGAAATTTTATTTTTCTTAACAAAATCCTTTGGAGAGAATATTTCATTTAGATATTGAACCTTTTCATTAAGCAAAGTCATGTCAATCATGTATTTGGGTTGACGTACCATGTGGATGTAATCATAGCCTGGAACTTGGCGAATTTGAGGGATATATTGAGTGGAGTCAACTCTTAAATTTAAATGTAGAGCTTTTGACAAATAAATCTACTCCTTCCGAATGATTATATTATATTGATACAGTATGCAATGCTGTGGGAATAGACTTGGACAAAATGGAAAGAAAATTGCGGCTTCCCTTTTTATAGAGGTGGTGGAGTATAAATAGAAGGTACTAGGTTTGTGTTTTTCTTCGATCATGTAGTTTTAGAATTATTTTACCGAAGGGAGCGGCAAAGGGGAGAACAATCAGTGAGACGATGATATTAAAAATGACACTGACATGTGCAAGTTGAACATCCGGCTGGGCTGATAGTGATTCACCTACTTTGGCTAGTAGTCCAATCAGTGGGAAAAAGGCAAAAACACCAATAATATTCAGCCATGTATGTGCAAGAGCAGTCAGTTTTCCTTCTTTTCCAGAACCAATAGAGGCCAATAATGCATCGACGCATGTACCAATATTGGCTCCTAATATAATGGCAATTCCAGTGTCCAAGGTCATCGTACCGGCTGATAAAAAACCCATAATAATCCCGGTAGTCGCCGTACTTGATTGAATAATAGCAGTGAGAACGGCACCAGCTAATACTGCATAGAAAAGATTGTTATCTAGAGCAAGGAGTAGTTCCTGTATATAGGCCATATCCTTTAGCGGCATTGCTAAGGCTTCAAATCCCCACATTGCGCCAAAAACAGCTGATATGCCAAGGAGTATAAGACCAGTATTACGGAAATTTGCCCGTTTTATGAAAAATAGAATAGCACCAATAATCGCTAGAGGGATAATGGAGGACTCAATATTAAAAGTGATGATTTCTGCTGTGATGGTTGTTCCAACATTTGTCCCAAGAATAATTCCAATAGATTGGGTAAACGTCAGAATTCTCGCTGCAACTAATCCGATGGTAATAATCATGACAGCTGAGCTGCTGTGTAAAAGGGCCGTAATGACGATGCCCAGAAGGAATCCCTTCCATGGTGTATCTGCAAGATGGACCAGCCAATTTTTCATCGTTTCCGCAGATAATTGGTACAGTCCAGTTCTAAGCAAATACATTCCAAACAGAAATACTCCAACAAGAAGAGAAAAAAATAATAACTGGATTATTTCTAGTCCCCTCCTTTCCTTTAGTGTCTATTTCGAGTTTGAAGTTTATTTTTCTATTTGTTTTCTCTGCTGCGATAGTCCAGTAGGCAGCTCTGCAGTAGTGGAGATTTGCTCTGTTTTCTGCTCATGCCTTGCTTCTTCTACTATATCCCTAATGATTTCTTTACTTTGATAATTCATTACGATTCTTACGATCATAATTCCGTATACAATAATTCCAATTAATATGGGGTATAGGATGATATCAATCACGTTACCACCTCCATAACATTCCTACTGTAATGTATGCATTTTAAACGGGACATGCTTAGGAATTTCCAATAAATGTGCTTTATTCCTAAAGGCAGTGGAGAGCGAATGGAGAACCGCTGCCGGCATTCTTATAGCCTATTAATAGAAAATGAAGCAAGGCTATTTTCTGATTAGGAGGGATTAATGGTATACCTAAAGGGCAAATATTAATATTTTAATATTGAATAGATGCTATTAATCAGTGGGATTTTGTCAAAGCAAGATAAGTTTTGGCGAAAATTAACATTTACTAAAATAATATTTTGACAGACAAGGGTTAACTATATATACTAAATTTATATTATAGAAAATTTTCTGAAATTATAGAAATTTTCTATTGTTCTTTCTGTTTGCAGTATAAGTTCTAAATAAAAAAGGGGGTATTACTACAATGGATAATCGTCCGCAATGGGGATCACGAGCAGGCTTTATTTTAGCTGCTGCAGGCTCGGCAATTGGGCTAGGAAATATTTGGCGATTTCCAGCTACAGCCTATGAAAATGGTGGAGGGGCATTCTTTTTACCTTATTTATTTGCCCTATTAACTGCAGGAATTCCGCTGTTAATCATGGAGTTTACGATTGGACATAAGTATCGCGGCTCGTCGCCATTATCCTTCTCTCGAATCAATAAAAAGACTGAGTGGATTGGATGGTGGCAGGTAGGAATTTCCTTCGTGATATCCGTATATTATGCAGCTATTATTGCTTGGGCCATGTCCTATTCAGTCTTTGCTGTTAACCTGAAATGGGGAGATGATACGGAGGGGTTCTTGTATGGAGAGTATTTGAAGCTGGCAGAAACCCCGGGTCAATTCGGCAGTATCGTACCAGGAGTCTTCATTCCTCTTGTGATCGTTTGGATTATTACATTAGGTGTTCTATTTAAAGGTGTTAAAAAAGGCATCGAGGCCGCTAATAAAATCTTTTTACCTGTCCTTTTTGTTTTATTTTTAATTATTGTTATTCGCGCCTTAACATTAGATGGAGCCATTGAAGGGCTAAACGCCTTTTTCAAGCCTAACTGGGATGCAATTATGAGTGGTAAGGTATGGGTTGCTGCCTATGGGCAAATATTCTTTAGCCTATCGATTGCCTTTGCGATTATGGTAACCTACTCAAGCTATCTTCCTAAGAAATCTGATATCACAAATAATGCCTTTATTACCGGCTTTGCAAATTCCGGATTTGAGCTTCTAGCAGGTATTGGTGTCTTCAGTATTCTAGGATTTATGGCCCAGCAGCAGGGTGTTGGGGTAGATGAAGTGGTTTCCGGAGGTGTGGGATTAGCGTTCGTTGTATTCCCGCAAATTATTAATCAATTCCCTGCCTTTAATGAATTTTTTGGTTTTCTATTCTTCGGCTCGTTAATTCTAGCGGGGCTTTCATCGCTGATTTCAATTGTAGAAACGTTTATTGCTGGTGTGCAGGATAAATTCAATGTCTCGCGTACTAGGTCTGTTTTAGTTGGAGGCGGACTAGCGGCGATAATTTCAATTGTATTTGCTACACAGGGAGGACTATATTTCTTAGATGTAGTGGATTACTTCATTAATAACATGGGCGTAGCGTTAGCTGGATTAGTTGAGGTTGTCGTTATTGCTTGGTTCTTACGTGAGCTTAAAAGCCTTCAGCAGCATGCGGACTCTGTTTCAGATATGAAGCTTGGAGCATGGTGGAGAATCTGTTTAAGTGTAGTAACACCTGTTGTGCTTGGCTACATGATGTACGACAATATTAAAACGAATCTTGTGGAAAACTATGGTGGATATGCAACATCCTTTGTGACTACTTATGGCTGGCTGGTTGCAGTTGCGGTTATTGTACTAGGCTTTGTATTCTCCTTTGTTAAATGGAATAAGACTGAAATTCATGTTGATGGTAGCAAGGGGGTTTCTAAATAATGGACGGAAGCGCAGTAACGATGATGGTGATTGGGATGGTAGTTATTTGGGGTGGCCTTGCGGCAAGCATCACACATGCGGTAAGAAAGGCGAAACAGAAGTAGAGCAAGAAACGTATTAAAGGTATTAAGTCTTTGTTAAGAATATTAATACGAATCAAATCAAAAGGGACTTTCCAAAGTAAATTGGAAAGTCCCTTTTAGCTTAGGTTTCTTAGATTTTTCCTACAAGATCAAGGCTTGGCTTAAGTGTTTCAGAGCCTTCCTGCCATTTAGCTGGGCAAACCTCACCGGGATTGTTACGAACATATTGTGCAGCTTTAATTTTATTAATTAACGTGCTAGCATCACGGCCAATACCATCCGCATTGATTTCAAGCGCTTGGATTACACCATCTGGATCGATGATAAAGGTACCACGATCTGCTAGCCCCTCTTCTTCGATTAAGACATCGAAGTTGCGGGAAATGGTGTGTGATGGGTCACCAATCATTGTATAGGTAATTTTACCAATTGCATCTGATGTGTCATGCCATGCTTTATGTGTGAAGTGGCTGTCAGTTGATACAGAGTAAACCTCTACGCCAAGCTCTTTAAGTGCTGGGTATTGTGCTTGTAAATCTTCAAGCTCAGTAGGACATACGAAGGTAAAGTCTGCTGGATAGAAGCAAACAATACTCCATTGACCTTTAAAGTTTTGTTCTGTTACTTCTATAAAATCACCGTTTTTATAAGCCATTGCTTTAAATGGTTGTACTTCTTTACCGATTAGAGACATAATATTGTTCCTCCTCATATATGTTAAAAGGTTATATTTGATTAGCTTGATTAGAATAATTCTAATACAATAACTATTATTATACATTAGAGGAGGAATGTCAACGGTTAAATTAAAATAATTATAAATAAATAATTGATATAATATGGTAATCTATTTATTTGAAGATTACTAGGAGGTTCTCAGCGCCAAACTGAGGGGACACAGCGAGGTGGATTAACAACAAGTATGCAGAGCCTGATTACGTTCTCTTTTTGGACTTGACCATGATTGGATGCGGCTGAATCAGGCGTATTAGATCTATTTGTTTAGCTTTAACCCGTTAATTATTAATAAACAAGTTTCTCTATCGTATGAATGTCTTCTTGTGCTGACTTGGATGTTGGATTCAGAATTAATTTCAGCCAAATTCTAGAGATGGTTCGATTCCGCTCTTTTTTACTATCAACAATAAATATAATGGGTTTGTTTTTAAAGGTGGTGGTCTGGATGAGGAGATTTGCTCTTTCTATTAGATATGGGACGCTTACCTTTTGCTGCTGATCGAATAGTTTAACCACTTCGATTTGGTCCTCAATCATTAACGGGTCACAGTCTTTTATGCGCATATCAACGATTGTACCGCTTGTGATGTTAAACTGCTTTAGGTAGCTTTGGTCGATAACATGGATGGGCAAACTCCTTTCAACAATCTTGAGCGAGAGGCGGCCATTTTGTTTCTTAATTTTTAAGCTTAGACGTTTCATATAACCAAAGACAATAACAGTCCACTCTGTTAACAGGGCAAGGAATAAACTAGCCGCAGGAACAAGGATAAATGGCTTCAAGACAAAGTCAACCGGATTGAAGCTTATGTTCCATATGTACACATTAAGGTAATTAAGAACTGCGAAGGGGATCATCATGCTTGTGATCATGAATAGAATAACCGATTCCATCTGCATTGCTTTGCTAGAATTGTTAACCATATCTACCAGCTCCTCTATTATTTTTTCTCATTGTAACATAGAGTCTATTCATTTTTGAGAAAAACCATGATTCAAATTCCTTCATTCATAGATAAGAATCAGCATGTTTAGT of the Bacillus tuaregi genome contains:
- a CDS encoding Na/Pi symporter, with product MIQLLFFSLLVGVFLFGMYLLRTGLYQLSAETMKNWLVHLADTPWKGFLLGIVITALLHSSSAVMIITIGLVAARILTFTQSIGIILGTNVGTTITAEIITFNIESSIIPLAIIGAILFFIKRANFRNTGLILLGISAVFGAMWGFEALAMPLKDMAYIQELLLALDNNLFYAVLAGAVLTAIIQSSTATTGIIMGFLSAGTMTLDTGIAIILGANIGTCVDALLASIGSGKEGKLTALAHTWLNIIGVFAFFPLIGLLAKVGESLSAQPDVQLAHVSVIFNIIVSLIVLPFAAPFGKIILKLHDRRKTQT
- a CDS encoding sodium-dependent transporter, with product MDNRPQWGSRAGFILAAAGSAIGLGNIWRFPATAYENGGGAFFLPYLFALLTAGIPLLIMEFTIGHKYRGSSPLSFSRINKKTEWIGWWQVGISFVISVYYAAIIAWAMSYSVFAVNLKWGDDTEGFLYGEYLKLAETPGQFGSIVPGVFIPLVIVWIITLGVLFKGVKKGIEAANKIFLPVLFVLFLIIVIRALTLDGAIEGLNAFFKPNWDAIMSGKVWVAAYGQIFFSLSIAFAIMVTYSSYLPKKSDITNNAFITGFANSGFELLAGIGVFSILGFMAQQQGVGVDEVVSGGVGLAFVVFPQIINQFPAFNEFFGFLFFGSLILAGLSSLISIVETFIAGVQDKFNVSRTRSVLVGGGLAAIISIVFATQGGLYFLDVVDYFINNMGVALAGLVEVVVIAWFLRELKSLQQHADSVSDMKLGAWWRICLSVVTPVVLGYMMYDNIKTNLVENYGGYATSFVTTYGWLVAVAVIVLGFVFSFVKWNKTEIHVDGSKGVSK
- a CDS encoding methionine/alanine import family NSS transporter small subunit → MDGSAVTMMVIGMVVIWGGLAASITHAVRKAKQK
- the ahpC gene encoding alkyl hydroperoxide reductase subunit C, whose product is MSLIGKEVQPFKAMAYKNGDFIEVTEQNFKGQWSIVCFYPADFTFVCPTELEDLQAQYPALKELGVEVYSVSTDSHFTHKAWHDTSDAIGKITYTMIGDPSHTISRNFDVLIEEEGLADRGTFIIDPDGVIQALEINADGIGRDASTLINKIKAAQYVRNNPGEVCPAKWQEGSETLKPSLDLVGKI
- a CDS encoding glycosyltransferase; its protein translation is MSKALHLNLRVDSTQYIPQIRQVPGYDYIHMVRQPKYMIDMTLLNEKVQYLNEIFSPKDFVKKNKISLIHAHHGQLGILLLPFKRKTGLPLVTSIRGRDGTLADQPVGYLDSMKMLFKEGDEFYPVCQYLADRIIAWGCPAKKVKVLYGGVDLSKYPYSPPRSTAKTQNILSVGRLVEKKGHHVLMEAFQKFKQKYPQATLTIIGRGELEEELRALAEQLKLGSSFQLLNHLPKDKVREHMENADLFVAASMEAANGDVEGIPNTLKEAMALGVPVVSTTHAGIPELVTHKKEGLLVQENNVDELAAALEQMFTNRKSWEKYTRAARLKIEQSFDQAKQLQLQAQYYNQLLGGKK
- a CDS encoding DUF6944 family repetitive protein produces the protein MDSNLKAIIGSWEQALGTLLSAISDTPSAKINETMQTNLSLLGNVMQATGNALVADSEKEITLGKLGNQIQAIGNSTSITGIVIPFNEEAKSELNIKGNLLQALGSAMSLPDLLNSKKRTIDELLNIYGSVLQMIGNSLQAIAGNIEQTGGNGQTINFVGSWIQTIGAFLQAIAQSKN